The nucleotide window AGCCGCGAATCCGTTCTTCAGTACTCCTTCGCTCCGTCAATAAAATCACGGGTAACTGGCGAAACTCCGGTCGCTGACGAACCTGCCGCACCAGCTCATAGCCGTCCATCCGAGGCATCATGATGTCGGTGACCAACAAATGAGGGCGATATGCCTCAACTAATTCCAGCGCCTCCTGACCATCCTCAGCTGCGATCGCTGAGTAGCCATACATCTCTAAGTATTCTGTGACAAAAAGACGTATTGCCAAGTCGTCATCTGCAACCACGATTATCAAGGGCATGGGAGTAAAGATGGCTAGCCTATTTAACCCCTACAATAGGTCAAGTCTAGGCTGAAAGTTATCGACATCAGAGGTATTTTATTAAGATTTCCTTGCCTAGATGGGTACAGCTTAACACTAACCAATGCGTGAAAACCAACTCAAACGAAAACTAAAGCAGGGCGAAACCGTACTTGGTACGTTTATTAACTGCCCCTATCCGGCGTTTATGGAAATTTGCGGATATGCAGGATTTGACTTCGCCGTTATAGACATGGAACACGGTGCTTTACACACATTGGTTGCCGAAGACCTCTGTCGTGCGGCAGATTGTGTGGGCATAGCACCCGTTGTCAGAGTCCGCAAGAATGACGCCCCCCAAATTCAACGCGCCCTTGACATCGGCAGTGCTGGTGTTCAAGTGCCTCAGATTGAAACCAAGGAAGACGCCCAAGCCGTTGTGCGAGGTGCAAAATACAGCCCCCTTGGCGATCGCGGTCTTTCCTTCAACACACGCGCTGGCTTGTACACAGCCGCAGGGACGCAAATCACGGACAAGTTGAACGAGGAATCTCTAGTTGTCGTTCACGTCGAAGGCAGGCGCGGCGTGGAAAACATCGAAGATATCGTCAGTGTGCCTCACATTGATGTTATTTTTCTCGGCCCTTACGATTTGTCCCAGTCGCTAGGTATTCCCGGACAGGTGCGAGATCCTCGCGTAATTGAACTCATGCAGAAATGCGTTACAATCATCCGCAACGCAGGGAAAGCCGCTGGCACGTTTGCCGACAATCCCGAAGTGGCGAAGCAGTGGATTGCTAGCGGAGTGCAATATGTTGCCCTGGGCGTAGATGTTGCTATTTTCCTGCGATCGTGCCAAGCCCTAGTAGAAGCGGTTCGTAATTAGCTTCATCTCTGATAAGAAGTAAAATATATCACCTTCAGTAGGGTGGGATGTACTTACCCTACTTACTAGGATTTTGTTAAGTTATTTAACGTAAGCTATATCACAACTTGGCGATTTTTGTAGTTTATTTAACTACACTTTACAAAAATTTGTTTTATACTTGGGTTATACACCTCCTTAAGAAGAATTGGTTAAGGGGATCAAAGTATCAAGGGTAAAAGAAAATGCAAACTTTATTGGGAACGACGGAATCACCATATTCTATTAGTTTTGCTTTAGAAAAAGTCGATTCCATCAAGCTGGAGGGGTTTAAGCGTTTTTTTAGAGATCTTCCTGTCGATCCTTATATAAAAGGTAAGTATCGTTTCCGAAGATTATCTCGCTTAAAAGTCGTTGGTAATGTCTTAACTAAACTCCCTCATGGCTATCTTTTCCAAAGCAAGCAATACAATCCGTTGGTTGGGGATATCAGGAGAGAGTTTGCCGAACTAGATGATGCACTTGTAGAACTGGATGAGTTTAAAAAACTTGTCTTGGAATTTAGGAATTACTCTAAACTGGACTCTGCCGTCGAAATAGGAGTTCATCAAATCCGCACTATTTGTTCACCGAACAATTTTGGCAATCCAGCACCCGAAGGGATACACAGAGATGGTTGTGATTTTATAGGTATTTTCTCAGTTTACAGAGAAAATATTGAAGGTGGGGAAACCCATCTCTATGTAGCTAAAAAGGAAAAGCCCGTCTTGAAGAAAGTTCTTAATCCAGGAGAACTTTTGCTAGTAAACGATCGCAACTTCTTTCATTTTACCACTCCCATTAAACCGATGTCTTCTGGAGAGGGGACAAGGGACGTTTTTGTGCTTACTCACCCCAGCTTACTTCACGATTAGAAGTTATATCATGTCCGATAGCATCAGGTAGCTAAAAAATCCCTGTTCTTATTCTTATCTGCGTTCATCTGCGTTCATCTGTCTTCATCTGCGGTAAAAATTTAACCACCGATGAAAACAGACAATTTGACGATATCACTTTTAGTCCACCGATGCCACCGGAGATGAGATAATTTATTGAGCAGGGAATTTCAGATTTAAGAGTGAAAATTTCAGATTGAAAAAATCTAAAATCTAAAATCTAAAATTTGAAATTACCCTACCCCCGCTACCCAAAAAATCAACTGGCAGAAACGGTTAAACTGGCGGGTGACGCTGGATTGCCCTGTAGGACTAAGCCGCGATCGTTAGCTGCTATATGGCGCAAAATCTTGTAAATTGCCTCTATTTCGTCACTAGCACCAGCTTTTTGGGCTAACTGGGCAATAGAAAGAGGAGTGCCTTCCTCCTTGAGAATCTGCATCACCCGTTTCTGTAAATCTAGAATAACTGCTGCTGCCTTCTTACCAGCTTCTACACCCGGTTGATGATAAGCGTTGACGTTAATCAAGAAACCGTATAAACCGACGGCCCGATCGTAAAGAGCAATCAACGCCCCAACCGTGTGGGGATTAACTTGGGGAATCGTTACGGTGATAGAATCGCGGTGGTTTTCGTAAAGAGCTTTGCGAGTCCCCTGTAAAAAACCTGATAGATAATCTCCCGATGTAACTCCAGGGTCTATTTCTATCGATGGCCCCTGACGATCCTCTAAAACTTCAATAAAAGTGAGGAAGAAATTTGGGACGCCTTCGCGCAGTTGCTGCACGTAAGCGTGTTGATCGGTTGAGCCTTTGTTACCATAGACGGCGATACCTTGGTAGACGATATTGCCATTGAGGTCTTTCTCTTTACCCAGAGATTCCATCACCAGTTGTTGAAGATAGCGGCTAAATAACAGCAGACTATCTTTGTAAGGCAGCACCACCATGTCTTTTTCGCCTTTGCCATTACCCGCAAAGTACCAGGATAAGGCTAGTAGGGCGGCTGGGTTATTTTTAATTTGGGGTACGCGGGTGGCGGTGTCCATTTCTTTAGCACCGGCAAGCATGGCGCGGATGTCGATTCCCTGCAAGGCGGCTGGAAGCAAGCCTACAGCTGACAATTCCGAAGTGCGTCCTCCCACCCAATCTTCCATCGGAAAGGTTGCTAGCCAGCCTTCTGACTTGGCTTGTTTGTCTAAGTTACTGCCAACACCCGTGATGGCAACAGCGTACTGGGAAAAGTCCAAATTTTTGGCAGCGTAAGCTTTTTTGACTTCAATCATGCCGTTTCGCGGTTCTGGCGTTCCTCCAGATTTGGAGATCGTCAATACCATAGTGCTGCCAAGCCGCTCTTTTAGCTTGCTTAAAAGGCGATCGATCCCAGCTGGGTCACTATTGTTGATGAAGTGAATTCGCAACGGTGGTAAGTCTGGCGCTAAGGCTTCGGCGACGAATTCCGGGCCTAGTGCCGAACCGCCGATGCCAATAGAAATAATGTCGGTAAATTTGGGGACGGATGGTGGATGAATGTCCCCACTGTGGACTTTGCGAACAAATGTTTCGATTTTCTCTAGCGTCTCGATGATTTGTTGTTTGATTTCTGGCGTTGGGGCAATATCTGGGTTTCGCAGCCAGTAGTGACCCACCATGCGGTTTTCGTCGGGGTTGGCTATAGCACCCCCCTCCAAAGCCGCCATATCCTGAAAAGCCTTTTCAAACTTAGGCCGCAACGCCTCCACAAAGCGATCGTCAAACCGCATCCGACTGACATCCAGGTAAAATTCCAGCCCTTCATGGTAATAAAGCCAGTCTTGGTAGCGTTGCCAGAGTGTAGCTGCGTCCATAGCAAATATCATCCTATTATCTTTTCCCATCTGAAAATGCGGCAAGGGGACTCCCGTTATAGCCGCAAGGTTTAACGGGAGAGGAATTGTCGCCAACCAATAAATTGAGCGACAGCGAATCCTTGTTTTCAAGATATAATTATATCAGCATATTTTAGGTCGATGCTTTTAACTTACCAGTACAAGATTAAACCAACAAAAGAACAAGAGATAATCATGTTGCAATGGCTAGAGTTATTGCGGCGACACTAAAATTATGCTCTCTCGAAACGCCTAGATTGGTTGAGCCGTAACCGTTGCAGTATTGACCATTGTTCGCTAGTTTTTGAACCGATTGGGGAGATACCTGAAAAGTTTCCCAACTACAACGTTCAAGCCGGAGAACTAAAGCAGACAAAGGAACTATTTCCCAACTACAAAAACATCTATCATGACGTACAGCAACAGAATCTTAAGCGTCTGGATAAAGCGTGGGATAGGTGGATAAAGCCTGACAAGTCAGGTAAACGTGGCGGTAGACCTAAATTTAAGAAATTAGGTGAACTTCGCTCATTCACATTCCCAAGAATTAATTGCCCCAAAGCAGGTGCATTTCTTGAGAATGGTGTTTTAAAGCTGTCTAAGATTGGTAGCATTCCTGTTATTGTGCATCGCCCAATCCCTGATGGATTCACCCTGAAGACTTGTTCGGTCGTTTGCAAACCTGACGGATGGTACTGTTCAATCAGCATGGAAGATGAAGCCGTACCTTCACCTCTATCATTGTCACAAGTCAAAACAGCAATTGGTATTGATGTTGGACTTCATTCGTTTTTGACGACATCAGAAGGTGAAACGGTTCCAATCCAGCAAGTTTACCGCAAATCCCAAAACCACCTTGCTCGTCAACAACGCAAATTAGCGAAACAACAAAAGGGAAGCAATCGATACAAGAAACAGCGAAACTTTATTGCTCGAATTCACCAGCGCATTAGCAGACAGCGTAAAGATTTTCATTACAACATTGTACATAAACTGGTTAAAGCTTATGACCTGATAGCCGTTGAGGAGTTAAATATTCGTGGGCTAGCTAGAACCAAGTTAGCCAAATCAATCTTG belongs to Argonema galeatum A003/A1 and includes:
- a CDS encoding 2OG-Fe dioxygenase family protein, with the translated sequence MQTLLGTTESPYSISFALEKVDSIKLEGFKRFFRDLPVDPYIKGKYRFRRLSRLKVVGNVLTKLPHGYLFQSKQYNPLVGDIRREFAELDDALVELDEFKKLVLEFRNYSKLDSAVEIGVHQIRTICSPNNFGNPAPEGIHRDGCDFIGIFSVYRENIEGGETHLYVAKKEKPVLKKVLNPGELLLVNDRNFFHFTTPIKPMSSGEGTRDVFVLTHPSLLHD
- a CDS encoding HpcH/HpaI aldolase family protein, which translates into the protein MRENQLKRKLKQGETVLGTFINCPYPAFMEICGYAGFDFAVIDMEHGALHTLVAEDLCRAADCVGIAPVVRVRKNDAPQIQRALDIGSAGVQVPQIETKEDAQAVVRGAKYSPLGDRGLSFNTRAGLYTAAGTQITDKLNEESLVVVHVEGRRGVENIEDIVSVPHIDVIFLGPYDLSQSLGIPGQVRDPRVIELMQKCVTIIRNAGKAAGTFADNPEVAKQWIASGVQYVALGVDVAIFLRSCQALVEAVRN
- a CDS encoding helix-turn-helix domain-containing protein, translating into MLLTYQYKIKPTKEQEIIMLQWLELLRRH
- a CDS encoding glucose-6-phosphate isomerase; amino-acid sequence: MDAATLWQRYQDWLYYHEGLEFYLDVSRMRFDDRFVEALRPKFEKAFQDMAALEGGAIANPDENRMVGHYWLRNPDIAPTPEIKQQIIETLEKIETFVRKVHSGDIHPPSVPKFTDIISIGIGGSALGPEFVAEALAPDLPPLRIHFINNSDPAGIDRLLSKLKERLGSTMVLTISKSGGTPEPRNGMIEVKKAYAAKNLDFSQYAVAITGVGSNLDKQAKSEGWLATFPMEDWVGGRTSELSAVGLLPAALQGIDIRAMLAGAKEMDTATRVPQIKNNPAALLALSWYFAGNGKGEKDMVVLPYKDSLLLFSRYLQQLVMESLGKEKDLNGNIVYQGIAVYGNKGSTDQHAYVQQLREGVPNFFLTFIEVLEDRQGPSIEIDPGVTSGDYLSGFLQGTRKALYENHRDSITVTIPQVNPHTVGALIALYDRAVGLYGFLINVNAYHQPGVEAGKKAAAVILDLQKRVMQILKEEGTPLSIAQLAQKAGASDEIEAIYKILRHIAANDRGLVLQGNPASPASLTVSAS
- a CDS encoding RNA-guided endonuclease InsQ/TnpB family protein is translated as MSRNRCSIDHCSLVFEPIGEIPEKFPNYNVQAGELKQTKELFPNYKNIYHDVQQQNLKRLDKAWDRWIKPDKSGKRGGRPKFKKLGELRSFTFPRINCPKAGAFLENGVLKLSKIGSIPVIVHRPIPDGFTLKTCSVVCKPDGWYCSISMEDEAVPSPLSLSQVKTAIGIDVGLHSFLTTSEGETVPIQQVYRKSQNHLARQQRKLAKQQKGSNRYKKQRNFIARIHQRISRQRKDFHYNIVHKLVKAYDLIAVEELNIRGLARTKLAKSILDAGWGQFITILETVAVKCGIRVVKVNPHGTSQDCSNCGAKVPKTLSIRTHSCPKCRCVLDRDENAAINILNRALSEVGLILPARIA